The sequence GATCAGGTCGACCCGCCACTGCGGACGCCAGTCGTTGTCCCAGCAGGCGACCAGTTCGTCCGGCCGGTGGTCGTGCACCAGGCGGCCGATGAAGTCGAGCAGGCCGCGCACGGCGTTCACCGGTGTGCCGTCCGGCGCGCGCACCGAATCGGGCACCCCGAAGTAGGCACGGAAGTACAGGGATGCGGTGTCGAGGAGCATCAGGCGTCGCGTCACGGACCCGATGATGCCCCACTCCGCCGACAGTCGCTCCCGGTAACCGCTTACCCGCGCTCCGTCGCGGGCCGGTGACGTGGGTCACGGTCGTGTTTGGGCTGTGTAAGCGCGGGCATGCGCGCCACCGGAGCGGACCATGTCGCAGTTTCAACCAGTGCATGTGCCACGCGGACAGAACCCGCATCGCTCCACGGTCTGCCGGCGGGGGTGGCAGACCGTTTTTTCGGTTCAACGCGTGAGGTGTATGTGTCCAGGCTGCAAGCCGAGCACTTGTACAAAGTGTTCGGCAGACGACCCGATGAAGCCGTGGGGAAACTGGAGAGCGGCGCGGACCGCGACGAACTGCGCGCCGACGGAACGACCGCAGCGGTGATCGACGCCTCCTTCACCGTCGAGCCGGGCCAGATCTTCGTCGTCATGGGGTTGTCCGGCTCGGGCAAGTCCACCCTGCTGCGGATGCTCAACGGCCTCCTCGACCCCACCGCGGGCCGGGTGCTCTTCGACGGCCAGGACCTGACCGCGCTGACCCCCCGCGAGCTGCGCGACGTCCGCTCCACCAAGATCAGCATGGTGTTCCAGCACTTCGCGCTCTTCCCCCACCGGAGCGTCCTGGAGAACGCCGCGTACGGCCTGGAGGTCCAGGGCGTCTCGCGCGAGGAGCGCGAGGTGCGCGCCGCCGAGGCGCTGCGGCTCACCGGCCTCGAAGGCTGGGAGAAGTCCTGGCCCGACGAGCTGTCCGGCGGTATGCAGCAGCGCGTGGGCCTCGCCCGCGCCCTGGCCACCGACGCCGACCTGCTGCTCATGGACGAGTCCTTCAGCGCGCTCGACCCGCTGATCCGCCGTGACATGCAGGACCAGCTCCTGGAGCTCCAGAAGCGGCTGAAGAAGACCATCGTCTTCATCACCCACGACCTCAACGAGGCCATGCGCCTCGGTGACCGGATCGCCGTGATGCGCGACGGGCGGATCGTCCAGCTCGGCAGCGCCGAGGACATCCTCGTCACCCCGGCCAACGACTACGTCGCCTCCTTCACCCAGGACGTCGACCGCTCCCGGGTGCTCACCGCCGGCGCGATCATGGCCGAGCCGCACACCGTGATGGGCGGCAAGGCCGCGGACGGCAGCGAACTGCGCACGCCGCAGGACGTGCTCGACGCCGCCCCCGCCGCGGTCGCCGAGTCCACGCCGATCATCGACCTGTTCGCGCTCTGCTCGCAGAGCCCGGACCCGGTCGCCGTCACCGACGCCCAGGGCAAGCTCGTCGGCGTCGTTCCCGGCTCCCGGCTGCTCGCCGTCCTCGGTGAGCCGATGGCCCCGGCCGAAGCCCCCCGTGACACCGCGCCCGCGGCCGGTGCCGACGTGAAGAAGGTGGCCGGTGTTTAGGCTTCCCCTCGGCGAGTGGGTCGACTCCGCGGTCGACT is a genomic window of Streptomyces sp. YPW6 containing:
- a CDS encoding glycine betaine/L-proline ABC transporter ATP-binding protein, encoding MSRLQAEHLYKVFGRRPDEAVGKLESGADRDELRADGTTAAVIDASFTVEPGQIFVVMGLSGSGKSTLLRMLNGLLDPTAGRVLFDGQDLTALTPRELRDVRSTKISMVFQHFALFPHRSVLENAAYGLEVQGVSREEREVRAAEALRLTGLEGWEKSWPDELSGGMQQRVGLARALATDADLLLMDESFSALDPLIRRDMQDQLLELQKRLKKTIVFITHDLNEAMRLGDRIAVMRDGRIVQLGSAEDILVTPANDYVASFTQDVDRSRVLTAGAIMAEPHTVMGGKAADGSELRTPQDVLDAAPAAVAESTPIIDLFALCSQSPDPVAVTDAQGKLVGVVPGSRLLAVLGEPMAPAEAPRDTAPAAGADVKKVAGV